Part of the Pseudomonas chlororaphis genome, CGCGAGCCGCCCCCCCTGCAACACCACACGCTGCGCCAGGCGGGCGGCCACCCGAGGGCTGTGGGTCACCATCAACAGGCTGGTGGGACTGTCGGCCAGCAATTCCAACAACAATTGCAGCACTTCGTCACTGGTGGCCTCGTCAAGACTGCCAGTGGGCTCATCGGCCAACAACAACGGCGGGCGCGATGCCAGCGCCCGACCCAGCGCCACCCGTTGCTGCTGGCCGCCGGACAACTGCTCGGGATAACGCCGCAGCAGATCTGCGAGGCCAAGCCGCCGCACCAGGTGCGCCTGCCACGCCGGGTCGTGCCGACCACACAGCCGCGCCTGGAACGCCAGGTTGTCCGCCACCGACAGGCTGCTGATGAGGTTGAACTGCTGGAACACCAGGCCGATTTCCGTACGCCGCCAGTTGGCCAGCTGACTTTCGCTCATGCCGTCGAGCCGGTACTCGCCACTGCGGATGCTGCCGCGATCGACCTTGTCCAGCCCGGCAACCAGATGCAACAACGTGCTCTTGCCGCTGCCGGACTCCCCCATCAACGCCAGGCTGCTGCCCGGCG contains:
- a CDS encoding ABC transporter ATP-binding protein, yielding MLEVRDVFKSYPTPQGPLPVLQGVDLTLAPGSSLALMGESGSGKSTLLHLVAGLDKVDRGSIRSGEYRLDGMSESQLANWRRTEIGLVFQQFNLISSLSVADNLAFQARLCGRHDPAWQAHLVRRLGLADLLRRYPEQLSGGQQQRVALGRALASRPPLLLADEPTGSLDEATSDEVLQLLLELLADSPTSLLMVTHSPRVAARLAQRVVLQGGRLAQVAQG